A genomic stretch from Arachis stenosperma cultivar V10309 chromosome 3, arast.V10309.gnm1.PFL2, whole genome shotgun sequence includes:
- the LOC130966616 gene encoding uncharacterized protein LOC130966616, producing the protein MEECKALTVEAEAKPKEELATEELKEIRAHEEPRNVTLHAPLQREESEEYPSSDVQEEPKEEQIAWFLAILGKLKANPSYVEALEKKPPPMACLKSMISKEKALRGNKTVVLTKECSALVQKKLPQKLPDPVSFLIPYTIGSITFEKALCDLGLSINLMPLSVMKRLGIHDVQPAKILLEMADGIWHGGKRLCEG; encoded by the coding sequence atggaagaGTGCAAGGCCCTCACTGTGGAAGCTGAGGCCAAACCTAAAGAGGAGCTTGCTACTGAGGAACTGAAAGAGATCCGGGCTCATGAGGAGCCCAGGAATGTCACCTTGCACGccccattacagagagaggaaTCTGAAGAATATCCATCATCAGACGTGCAAGAAGAACCTAAGGAGGAGCAAATTGCTTGGTTCTTGGCAATCCTCGGGAAGCTGAAAGCCAATCCCTCTTATGTAGAGGCGTTGGAGAAGAAACCTCCTCCCATGGCATGTTTGAAAAGCATGATCTCTAAAGAGAAAGCTTTGAGGGGAAATAAGACTGTGGTACTGACCAAGGAGTGCAGTGCCTTAGTTCAAAAAAAGCTCCCTCAAAAGCTACCTGACCCCGTAAGCTTCCTGATTCCCTATACTATAGGGTCTATCACTTTTGAGAAGGCATTGTGCGACCTTGGCTTAAGCATCAATCTTATGCCTCTCTCTGTGATGAAGAGGCTAGGAATTCACGACGTGCAACCTGCTAAGATCTTATTGGAGATGGCAGATGGCATATGGCATGGTGGAAAACGTCTTTGTGAAGGTTGA
- the LOC130967825 gene encoding copper-transporting ATPase PAA1, chloroplastic-like isoform X1 → MEEKCKQLRQSGRELAVSWALCAVCLVGHLSHFFAARALWIHAFHFVGFHVSLSLFTLLGPGRQLILDGLKSLLKGAPKINTLVGLGALSSFTVSSFATLLPKLGWKAFFEEPIMLIAFVLLGRNLEQRAKIKATSDMTGLLSLLPSKARLLVNNEKTEVDELNCRQILDEVINIQLMVSW, encoded by the exons atGGAGGAAAAGTGCAAACAATTAAGACAAAGTG GTCGTGAGCTAGCTGTTTCTTGGGCTCTTTGTGCTGTTTGTCTTGTTGGCCATCTCTCTCATTTCTTTGCAGCTAGGGCACTGTGGATTCATGCATTTCATTTTGTTGGATTTCATGTGTCATTGTCTTTGTTTACATTGCTTGGTCCTGGTCGCCAGCTTATCTTAGATGGACTAAAAAGCCTTCTTAAAGGGGCACCAAAAATTAACACCTTAGTTggtcttggggccttgtcatcATTTACAGTCAGTTCATTTGCTACGCTGCTACCAAAATTG GGTTGGAAAGCTTTCTTTGAGGAACCAATTATGCTGATTGCATTTGTCTTGTTAGGAAGGAATCTTGAGCAGAGAGCAAAAATTAAAGCAACAAGTGATATGACAGGACTTCTTAGTTTACTACCATCAAAAGCCCGCCTTCTTGTTAATAATGAGAAAACAGAAGTTGATGAATTGAATTGTAGGCAAATTCTGG ATGAGGTAATCAACATTCAATTGATGGTTTCTTGGTAA
- the LOC130967825 gene encoding copper-transporting ATPase PAA1, chloroplastic-like isoform X2, translated as MSLLPPTLLSDLQFSHHGPARPLIEAQTQLKHKKGWKAFFEEPIMLIAFVLLGRNLEQRAKIKATSDMTGLLSLLPSKARLLVNNEKTEVDELNCRQILDEVINIQLMVSW; from the exons ATGTCGTTATTGCCGCCAACATTGCTTTCG GACCTACAGTTCTCTCATCATGGTCCCGCACGACCATTAATTGAAGCTCAAACACAACTAAAGCACAAGAAG GGTTGGAAAGCTTTCTTTGAGGAACCAATTATGCTGATTGCATTTGTCTTGTTAGGAAGGAATCTTGAGCAGAGAGCAAAAATTAAAGCAACAAGTGATATGACAGGACTTCTTAGTTTACTACCATCAAAAGCCCGCCTTCTTGTTAATAATGAGAAAACAGAAGTTGATGAATTGAATTGTAGGCAAATTCTGG ATGAGGTAATCAACATTCAATTGATGGTTTCTTGGTAA